The Topomyia yanbarensis strain Yona2022 chromosome 3, ASM3024719v1, whole genome shotgun sequence nucleotide sequence aaaattgatcctttgttggcatttctgtttcagatacctaatgtgacatccccaggtacctttagagtcgaatcagaccccgagatatttaaatgtgaagacctgatatatcgttacacccattaatagaagctggagttgcgccctCACGCTTCctaaaaaaacaacaaactcagtattctccgtggagaactcgatacccagctgaagagcccaagcagacaaattgtccaaggtatcttgtaatggtccttgcaagtcggcagctttgggccctgtaacagagaccacctcgtcgtctgcaagttgccttagcgtgcatgaattggcaagacaatcgtcaatgtcattaacACGTAAACTTATACACGAGCTCTAAGAATAGTTCATGACTATTATACTATAATTCAAAAACTTACtcataaaacaaaaatggatacataaataatatttataGTTTGGAGAATTTGTTCACGTGAAAATATGATGCACATGAATTAATTGCATATGAATATCATGAAAGTGGATACCTGTtttatagctttgaaaaaaaaaatcaggtgcACGAATAGCAAATTGTGACCAAAATATACTGTGAATTAGGAATTAGTTCACAAGTCAGGAATGAATCCATGAACAATATTCTGGATTGAATGAAATAGTCCACTAGCAAtaaagattttttattttgtaaactaattCACACCCTTCAAAACCCAGATCATGATCAAGATAGAATGAATTATGTAATGCTCATAAACCTATGAATAAAATCGTGAATCAACATAtagtttatgaataatgttcatgaaGTTGAGAGCTATTTAACGGACAGAAACGAGAATCGAATATGGCGTAGTGGAAATCGTGACTCATGTTTAGCTTGAGCTTGAAGGACCACCCCTGGTTGCTACTTCGTTattgatcgggactagctgaaattgcacagagaatcaattgATGGCAATATCTGGGAGTAACTAATCATCATCCAATGTACAACTTCTGGTAATCCCaagttgtttattgatcaataccagcGCCGGGCAGGCCCGAACATAGATCGCagtaggaaagggaaggaagGTTAATCCGACACTTGCTTTTGCTGGAGGCTGTATATACTACTGAGCACTTCACAAGTGTCAAGGAAGAAGGGAGATTGTTAGTAAAGATAAGGATTCCAAAATAGCTTATGTGTGTGTCACCAACACATACATAAGTTATTTAAAGAACGATTTGTTGCTAatataacgcataattttacatgatttttatatatgtagtttttagcgtttcggattcttcgcatcagtaactagcaccatcttggtACCAGTTAGAGGGTAAACCCAAACTAGTACAAAAAATTAGCATTAGTTAAACTCTCAATTCTAAATCCCAAACCATGTTGCATAAACTAATCAACTGGCAGgttccgagtgatgtctcggaagACAATGCGAATCAAAACGCCTGGCACTATACAAAAAAAGGAAATGCTTTTTTGTGTAGGAGGCCACTATACctaatttaaaattagtttttagcaTTTCGGATgttcctcatcagtaactaactCATCTAACCGTAATTAACTCATTTAACTTGTACCAAGATGGCGTTAGTTACTGATGCGAAGAATCCGAAATTCtaaaaaactaatatttttggATCTTATCGTTGAAAGGAGATTCTCTGCAACTTATGATTGAACATAAATGACACTTATTATGTGTTTGCTCCTGTTTGGCCCTTCATATAGTGATAATATAAACGTCGCTTGATATCATCATTGAATCTTTGCTGTTAAAATCACCTGAAGCCACTGGAGTATTCCATGCCATGATGGAGAGTTACTATATCATAATCATCATCATAATGACTACTaaattctactgtattcttcgacacatccatgaaggaagagattcgtggaatcccggaccatatacgcccgcaagtgatccccaatatattttataataaattccgagaagtcgactgtgacaaaatgttctacactgacggatcaaatctcgatgggtccactggcttcggtatcttcaacaatactatcaccgcttcattcaagctcaatgatcccgcttcagtttacgtcgcagagttagctgcaattcagtacacccttgggatcatcgacactctgcccacagatcactacttcatcatttcggacagcctcagctccatcgaggctcttcgtgcgatgaagcccaaaaagcaattcccatatttcctggggaagatacgggagtccttgtgtacgttatctgaaaaatcttatcaaattacctttgtttgggtcccctctcattgctctatcccgggcaatgaaaaggccgactcattagcaaaggtgggcgcattaaatggtgacatatacgaaagaccaatctgcttcaacgaattttttagtatttgtcgtcagaggacactcaacagttggcaaacctcgtggagcaatggtgaacttggacgatggctacattccattatcccaaaggtatcaacgaagccttggttcagggggatggatgtgggtcgggattttattcgtgtaatgtcccgacttatgtccaaccactacacctaggatgcgcatctgcggcgtattgggcttgcggagagtagtctgtgcgcttgtgacgagggctatcacgacatcgagcacgttgtctgggtatgcgccgggtacttggacgccaggtctcagttaaaggattcccttcgggcccgaggtagaccacccaatgtcccagtccgagatatactggcagatcgtgatttcccctatatgtcccttatttatactttcataaaaacgacaaatatcccaatttagcccctctctttttatttctcgttttagaagctttctcttgccttgtgggaccgatcagctccagactgcaactatgtaaccgccgtcgcacttaccactacggaaactgaagcgagagcgactcaaggtccgatgacttttgaaggattccccgcgggtccgaagaataccatccgccaatccgacctactagactgaggcggtaatctttcgctgatctcccgtttgagcgaaagttgcaagttttgctcttctctcccggtcaccatctacgctttctctcccctgtccttgatacaactgcttctacagcccccctctgaatatcttgaccaagcataagtctccgctaaaaaagttcaaatttgtattctgtattcctagttttaagatagttgtaattttacctctttgttaaaactattgtcccccatcttgtaaatagaattgtatccctagtcttaaaacacctgcgaattttctcataaatatttgttctcccttttgtgtaccaaactatattgttagttttaagataactgtaaatatttcctaaaaattattactattgaattccttgttttaaaattttttcataaaaaaaatctttcgccccctctcttgtatatagaatcttatttctagtcttaagatagctgtaaaatttttcttttttaaaaaaatatttcaacattgtaacctcctagttttaaaatatacacaatgtaaaaacaaaagaatttggcaccgccaagctaacgcatttgtgcctatcaaataaacgaaatgaataaaaaaaaatcataatgaCTACATTTTCGTTTTAGAATTTCACACTGCTATAATTTCTTCCTCTGACTACAGCAGTAATGTTAAAATTAAtgcaattaatttttaatagaaACCAGGAAAAAACCATGAGTCCACGTTTAGCTTACATTATAGAGGGGAAGCGTGGTACATTGTGCAGAACTACTTTAATAGGTACAGTCGGGTCACCTACTGcgcggattcctttttcacACCCCCAGTTAATCGtctagtaggagacccgactgtatacCTACATAAtccgtttttgttcaaacaGCAAAACTCACGATGACTGAACTACCATGCGCTTCCATTCAGTGGCTATTTGTTAAACGAAATATTGCATACAGATTTAATCAagaataaaatcaatatttttgttatcTACGTGACATAATGAACAATATAAtctcaattttcactacaacaCAAAGTATCTGCTCTGGCATAACTAGCACTAGAAGAGTGAGTTGCCCCAGACCGAGTATCAAAGTGATAGTTTATAATCCTTTTATGACAACCCACCCTTATTCAAAATTGCCGCAAAAATTGTATTATTGCTCAACTTTTAATAGCTTAAACGATTTCACAACTGTCACGTCAGAACATAAACATAATTCCAAGCCTTAATGATtcagaacgaaaaaaaatgccGACACACTCATCATCCGGTGCAGAAAACTACTCCCCAGCCCGGTTAGTGTTGCATACTTTCAGACTTTTGTAGAGCAGTAGTCATTCATTTCGTTCGCTCGCTTGCCTTTATATATGCTCATAAATCCCCCAAACGTGACATTGCCTTCTCTTGGTAACACTTTTTAGCAGTCCCTCATTCAACCGACAGAACGCGCTCTGGATGCCCCTTTATGTAAAGAGGAATGACTTTTGTTAAATGTTTCAATCTATTTCTCAAGACATCGAGTTTGCTATTAATTATCGTAATACTTCCTTTGACCAAATGACAAACTGTTAACTGTATCAACTCCTCCATTTTTTCCCTTTACTTGCAGTGATTTAAATACCGGCCTGCAATGCATCCGCAGCTACACCAGGCGCTGCATGACCATGGAGCAACGAGATCGCTTCAATAAACTCTATAATGGCACCCATCAGTTCGTGCGAGATCTCTGCAAGGAAGGTCCCTATCAGAACGAATTCCTATCGCATGCTCCCTGTCTGCAGCGGGTCAAGCCAGACTACGAGGTATGCGGTCGCAAGTATCACAACACGGTTTCGGTCATCACtcaacagcagcaacagcacCAGAACCATCAGGCACGTCACGAGCGGCATCATCAGCAGCAGCAATCGAACTATCACACCACGTCCGGCAGGGATGCAGAGGATGATGTGCGGACGGTTTGCTGCTCTTTCATCGAGTACTTGGACTGTTCCGAGAGTGCGGCGAAAAAAACGTGTGGATCGGATACGGCGAGATTCACGCGAGGGTTTTTGGATAAAATGTCCTCTACACTGATTAAGGTTAGTTTGGAACCGGCTTTAATGTCTATCAGTAATGAGTACTGCAAAAGGAATGTGCGTTGTTTGCAGGCAATGAATTTTTTATTTGTGCAACATTTTAGTGAAGTTGGATCAAATCCAACGTGTGGATTACGAGCCACAAATCGATTGAggtcgttttttttttggaaacccATAACTTTTTTCTAAATGTTTGAAACCTTTCGATATTTGTTTCGACCACATGATGCAAGGTcccaaatatatttattttccgGATATTTCAAAAAACAATTACTATAATACATATGCCTAGACTAGTAAAATCTTGCTTTTTTGAAACCttgtttcatatgcttgaaCTCTACcaaatttcaaaacttttcgAGCATTCAAAAAAAACTTATGAATATGTAAACAAAACAGACTGacaaatacatgtatttttcatataaaagcCAAACGTTTTGAGGTAAAAGCATAATTACACTCAGATAGtcttttaaccctccggaagtcgcgcttatggtccattgaacgagcagccgctggtgtcctacaacgatttcgctagatttttagagcagcatgcactcagtgcactagcgcgactgccggaaggttaatatCGAAGA carries:
- the LOC131689466 gene encoding uncharacterized protein LOC131689466, producing the protein MFPATTSLSKFYNRLSILVTVFITVNLAKIRAENCGQEELARCARPFQVLQSSTDLSIATKKEELDKICPDLNTGLQCIRSYTRRCMTMEQRDRFNKLYNGTHQFVRDLCKEGPYQNEFLSHAPCLQRVKPDYEVCGRKYHNTVSVITQQQQQHQNHQARHERHHQQQQSNYHTTSGRDAEDDVRTVCCSFIEYLDCSESAAKKTCGSDTARFTRGFLDKMSSTLIKMYCEDYYRSNKCPSAQSSAFSVKVNYASSYLLVLISSALPFLSTWFPAIGSLRLR